The Panicum hallii strain FIL2 chromosome 9, PHallii_v3.1, whole genome shotgun sequence genome has a window encoding:
- the LOC112876217 gene encoding LOW QUALITY PROTEIN: COBRA-like protein 3 (The sequence of the model RefSeq protein was modified relative to this genomic sequence to represent the inferred CDS: inserted 1 base in 1 codon) produces the protein MAAGGRSVACCAAVLLAAALLLSAPTATEAYDSLDPNGNITIKWDIMQWTPDGYVAVVTMFNYQQFRHIGAPGWQLGWTWAKKEVIWSMVGAQTTEQGDCSKFKGNTPHCCKKDPTIVDLLPGTPYNMQIANCCKAGVINTFNQDPANAASSFQISVGLAGTTNKTVKVPKNFTLKTPGPGYTCGRAIVGRPTKFFTSDGRRATQALMTWNVTCTYSQFLAQKTPSCCVSLSSFYNDTIVNCPTCSCGCQNPNGSNCVNEDSPNLQSAIDGPGKWTGQPLVQCTSHMCPIRIHWHVKLNYKEYWRVKITITNFNFRMNYTQWNLVVQHPNFDNITQLFSFNYKPLTPYGGRINDTAMFWGVKFYNDLLMQAGRLGNVQSELLLRKDSQAFTFEKGWAFPRRVYFNGDNCVMPSPENYPWLPNASPLTKQPLTLPLLXILGCVGYSVGLCMMSGIKRFSELQVDVRFHEVHCNRPFVHSIPWLHRRDDTTLRKES, from the exons AGGCTTACGATTCCTTGGATCCAAACGGCAACATCACTATAAAATGGGATATTATGCAGTGGACTCCTGATGGATATGTT GCTGTTGTCACAATGTTCAACTATCAACAATTCCGGCACATTGGGGCACCTGGGTGGCAGCTTGGGTGGACATGGGCAAAGAAAGAGGTCATATGGTCAATGGTTGGGGCACAGACTACCGAACAGGGTGACTGCTCGAAATTCAAGGGCAACACTCCCCACTGCTGCAAGAAAGATCCCACGATTGTCGATTTACTTCCGGGCACTCCGTACAACATGCAAATTGCCAATTGCTGCAAAGCAGGAGTTATAAATACATTTAATCAGGACCCAGCAAATGCTGCTTCCTCCTTCCAGATTAGTGTAGGTCTTGCTGGGACTACCAATAAGACTGTTAAGGTGCCGAAGAACTTCACTCTTAAGACTCCAGGTCCTGGGTACACATGTGGGCGTGCCATTGTTGGCAGGCCGACAAAGTTTTTCACCTCGGATGGACGCAGGGCAACCCAAGCTCTAA TGACGTGGAATGTGACTTGCACATATTCCCAATTTCTTGCCCAGAAGACTCCATCCTGCTGTGTATCTCTCTCATCATTTTACAATGACACAATTGTGAACTGCCCAACATGCTCTTGTGGCTGCCAAAATCCAAATGGCTCAAACTGTGTGAA TGAGGATTCACCGAATCTACAATCTGCAATAGATGGCCCTGGGAAATGGACTGGTCAGCCTCTTGTACAATGCACCTCCCACATGTGCCCAATAAGAATCCACTGGCATGTGAAGCTCAATTACAAGGAATACTGGAGAGTGAAAATCACTATCACCAACTTCAACTTCCGCATGAATTACACACAGTGGAACTTAGTCGTTCAGCATCCAAACTTTGATAATATCACTCAGCTGTTCAGTTTCAACTACAAACCACTTACCCCATATGGTGGTCGCATAA ATGATACGGCAATGTTCTGGGGTGTAAAATTCTACAATGATTTGCTGATGCAAGCTGGTAGACTTGGGAATGTGCAATCAGAACTACTTCTTCGCAAGGACTCCCAGGCTTTCACCTTCGAAAAGGGATGGGCCTTCCCACGTCGAGTGTATTTCAATGGTGATAACTGTGTCATGCCATCTCCTGAAAATTATCCATGGCTGCCCAATGCAAGCCCTCTAACAAAACAACCATTGACACTCCCACTCT GTATTCTGGGTTGTGTTGGCTACTCTGTTGGCTTATGCATGATGAGTGGGATCAAGAGGTTTAGCGAGCTTCAAGTTGATGTCAGATTCCATGAGGTGCACTGCAACAGGCCATTTGTTCATTCAATTCCATGGTTGCACAGAAGAGATGACACCACGCTGAGAAAAGAAAGTTGA
- the LOC112876222 gene encoding cytochrome b5: MPTLTKLYSMKEAALHNTPEDCWVVVDGKIYDVTKYLEDHPGGADVLLEATGKDAKEEFDDAGHSKSAIELMQDYFIGELDPTPEIPEMEVFRKEQDTGFASKLMDSAVRYWAIPAAAVGVSVVVAILYARRK, from the exons ATGCCGACGCTGACGAAGCTGTACAGCATGAAGGAGGCCGCGCTCCACAACACCCCCGAGGACTGCTGGGTCGTCGTCGACGGCAAG ATTTATGATGTGACCAAGTATTTGGAAGACCATCCTGGGGGTGCTGATGTTCTGCTCGAAGCAACGG GTAAGGATGCTAAGGAAGAATTTGACGATGCGGGGCACAGCAAGAGTGCCATTGAGCTAATGCAAGACTACTTCATTGGGGAGTTGGACCCGACTCCTGAGATTCCTGAGATGGAGGTTTTCAGGAAGGAGCAGGACACAGGATTTGCCAGCAAGCTGATGGACAGTGCGGTGCGGTACTGGGCGATTCCAGCAGCTGCTGTTGGGGTATCGGTTGTTGTTGCTATATTGTATGCACGAAGGAAGTGA